GATCGGAATCCGACAGAAGGAGTTCCTATCACACCGTCGCGTTTGTCTCTCTTTTCTCCGCTCTCTTCATGGGCCTGGAGGTCTGGCTCGGCGAAGAAGGTTTCGGCATACCAGATCTTCAATCCTGGCTGTCCTTGGTGGCATACGGAATCGCCGGGCAGGTCCTGGGATGGGTCTTCATCTCGAGGGGGTTGCCGATGGTGAATGCCTCCCGCGCGGGGTTGATCCTCTTACTTCAGCCGACCCTCGCCTTCCTCTGGGATATCCTTTTGTTTCAACGGCCCATTACTCCCCGTGAAACCTCCGGTGCAATCCTGGCTCTTGTCGCGATCTACCTTGGAACCCTCGGGGAAAAGGGGCCGAAGGAGTAAGTCTCTTTTCATTATCAGATGTCACCGCGCCCTACAGACTAATAACATGCCCCCGGGCCCGGCCCTGCCAGGGGTAACCGTTCCCCTGTCTTCTCCTCATCCCTTTCCAGGATACAGCGGCATGATCCTTCCCGACCCAGCGCAGTATTGATAACGGCGGCGGCACATCCCACCCCCGCCTCAACGGTTATTGCGCCGAAGGGGCAGTTCCGCATGCAGGCACCGCATTCCATACATGCGTCCCTGTTCCCGATCCATACTTTTCCGTTTTGCCTGACCAGAACCTCTTGTGGGCAGACCACAAGACACATTCCGCACCCTGTACACTTCCCTTCATCCAGGGAGAGGGTCACAACATCTTTCAAGTAAATCAGATTTGCCATATCATTAACCTTCAGGCAAGCAAGCGGGATCCCAACCACAGGACGAGACCCGTTATGCCGGCCCCTATTTCAGCCGGAACGGCCCATTTCATCTCCTTCCTGACCCCCGAAAGGGAGGTATAGGTAGAGGCCCCGGTAAAATTCATGGCGAAATATCCGGCCAGAGCAGGCACCAGGAAAAACCAACCCAGGATCTCCAGGCTATCGGGCCAACCCTCTATCCGCCACCCACGGTATAAGGCCAAACAACCAGCGCACAGGATCCCCATACACATGCCCTTTAAGGTGAAGGCCCTGCCAGGCAACCAAGGAAGGA
The genomic region above belongs to Deltaproteobacteria bacterium and contains:
- a CDS encoding 4Fe-4S binding protein; its protein translation is MANLIYLKDVVTLSLDEGKCTGCGMCLVVCPQEVLVRQNGKVWIGNRDACMECGACMRNCPFGAITVEAGVGCAAAVINTALGREGSCRCILERDEEKTGERLPLAGPGPGACY